CTTTAAGGAGAGTACCAAGCGTGATTTTCTATCCGAAGACTATAATCGTCGGACAGCTGAGCTGGACAGTCATTCGGTCATCGCTTCGTTCCGTCGGCAGTACGAGGAAGCTGACCGGAGAAGTGACAGCAGTCCGCTGGACTGGATGTGCTACCTCGGATTCAAGTTCAACGTGCCCAACTATTACCTCCATCGCATGGACCGGCTGGGCATGGCACACTCCATCGAGGTGAGAACGCCTTTTCTGGACTATCAGTTTGTCAACATGGCGCTGAACATCCCGGAAAAGTGGAAGATCCGCGATGGAGAACCGAAATGGATCCTGAAAAAATCGCTCGAGGGACTGCTCGATCACGATATTTTATACCGGAAAAAGCGGGGGTTCAACGTACCCCTGAAGGCCTGGGCGGGTGACCTGATGGTCGATTATATCAGCAAAAATCTCCGGCCTTTCTGCAACGATTTCCCTCAGTTCAGGTATGAAGGACTACACCGGCAGGTGGAACGCCTGAAAGGGGGGAACGAACAGGTGGCCAACACCCTTTGGACCCTCTATTACCTGATGGCCTGGTTCCGCCGGTGGCTGGGTTAACCGATCATGGCCATCCGGAAGATCCTCATCGTTACCAATATTCCGACTCCCTACCGGATCCCGCTTTTCAATGAGGTGTACCGGCAGTTGAAAGTCCGTGGCATCGAGTTGAAAGTGCTCTTTGGCGCTGAGGGATATGCGCGTCGGAAGTTCAGGTTCCAGGCGGAGCAATGTCAGTTCCCCTTTGCTTTCCTCGGTTCCTCCTCGGTGGCGTTTGGCGATTCCGAAAAGACCATGTTCTCTTATGGGGGCATCATGAAAGCGATTCGCGCCGAACAGGCGGATCGGGTAGTGGTCAGCGGCTTTTCACTTGCAACCATGCGGCTTTGGTGGAGATCCTGGTGGGCCCGACAGGAGTATATCATCTGGTCCGGTGCCATCGCGCATCCAGGTCGAAACGACTCGTTTTTACGTCGCCTGCAGAGACGCTTGGTCGTCAGCAGAGCAAGCGGTTTCCTGGCTTATGGAACACTGGCCAAAGACTATCTCATCGGGCTGGGTGCACGGCCGGATCGGGTTGGCTTGGCCTTTAATACGGTCGATACGACCTTTTTTTCCGAAGAAACCGAAGGCCTTCGAAAATCCCTTACCGCCGGCCCGCCTTTTCATCTGACCTATGTAGGTTATCTCTCCGCCAGGAAAAATGTGGTCAGGGTCCTGGAAGTGGTCAAAAAGCTCAAAGAATCGCGTACTGATTTCGTTCTTGACCTGGTCGGGGATGGCGATCAACGTGAAGAGCTTGAAAATTGGGCAAAAAACAACGGTTTGGAAACCTGTGTGGTATTTCACGGGTATAAGCAGAAGGAAGAATTGCCGGCCATTCTGGCTCGCAGCAGTGTATTCCTGTTTCAGACCGACTTCGATATCTGGGGACTGGTGTTGAACGAAGCAATGGCAGCAGGATTGCCGGTCATTTGCTCTCCGCATGCCGGGGCTGCTCCGGATCTCGTCGTGGAAGGTGAAACGGGTTTCATCATGGACTATGCTGATACCATCGGCGTCGCAAATCGGGTGAGTCAATTGCTCGATCATCCCGAACAGGCGCGGCAGATGGGTATCCGTGCAGCGGACCGCATCCGGCAGCGATTCTCTCTCACCGACAGCGCGCGTGCGTATGTCGAAACCCTGCTTGCCGAAGGTTAATGCGGCTTTGATGTTGTTAGCATGCTGACGTTTCGCGAGTGGAAAGATCACTGGAAGGAACTGGATTGGACCCGGAAGTGGTTCCCGATCTTCCTGTTCCTGCGTCCCGTCGCCGACAACTTCTACTTTCTCAAGGACTACGGCTCCCTTTATTCGCCCATCTATATACTTGGTGTATTGACGCCGATCCTGTGCTTCGTAGCCATGAACCGGATGAAAAACATCCGGTCCGTCGCAACAGACCAGTACATGCGGATCTGGGCCATCATGATCCTGGTAAACGGGATCGCCTTGCTCACTTACGACGCTTCGATGGATAACTTCGGCAACACGCTGAAGTACTTATCACCACCCCTGTTGTTCTTTTATCTCCGCCACTTTATCCAGTCAAAGCGCGACCTCGTTTTCATTCTCCAGACGTTTCTCTACTCAGCTGTCTATCCGTACCTCTCGATGGCCCTCGAACTGGTCTTCGGTCCGGTCGATCCGGAATACGTCTCGGCTGGTCGGGGCGGAGGCGCCCGTCTGCGGGGGTATTATGCCGACAGCGCCAATTATTTTATCTACTTCATCAACTCGGTGATCATCAGCGTCTACTTCTTCCTGGATCGGATCTTCACCAAGAGCAAGACGAATCCGATGACCGCCAGCAAACTGCTCATCTTGTTCGCGGCGGCGCTGATCGGTATCATCCAGTTGCGACACGTGACCACCTGGGGAGCCCTGGCGGTGATCATCGCACTGCTGCTTTACTTCAATTCAAAAAATGTCAAGGGGTATGGCGTGTTGATCGTAGTGGGATTGATCGTGGTACCCTTACTGGCAACACTCGTTTACGATCAGTACATCTATCCCCTGATCGCAAAGGAATTCAACGTGTGGGAAGGGGATGTGGACATACAATACGGTTTCAATGGCCGGATATCCCGTTGGGAGCGGTACTTTGAGATCTGGGGTCAGATGCCATCCATCGCTCACTTCTTTGGCGTTGCATTGTCCGGATTCCGACAGGCGCCGATCATGATGAGTGGAGGTATGCACAATGATTTTGTCCGCATTCTTTTCATGACCGGAATTTTCGGTGTAGCGCTTTATGTATTGTTTATCCTCAGTATTTTCTTTCGCTGGACCATCTATAAAGTGCCCGAACGTTTCCTCATCCTGACCTCGGTGGCGGCCCTGATGATGTATTCCATGACCACGCTCCCGATGATCTATCCCGGGTTCCAGTATGTGTTCTTTTCG
This genomic stretch from Bacteroidota bacterium harbors:
- a CDS encoding glycosyltransferase family 4 protein; protein product: MAIRKILIVTNIPTPYRIPLFNEVYRQLKVRGIELKVLFGAEGYARRKFRFQAEQCQFPFAFLGSSSVAFGDSEKTMFSYGGIMKAIRAEQADRVVVSGFSLATMRLWWRSWWARQEYIIWSGAIAHPGRNDSFLRRLQRRLVVSRASGFLAYGTLAKDYLIGLGARPDRVGLAFNTVDTTFFSEETEGLRKSLTAGPPFHLTYVGYLSARKNVVRVLEVVKKLKESRTDFVLDLVGDGDQREELENWAKNNGLETCVVFHGYKQKEELPAILARSSVFLFQTDFDIWGLVLNEAMAAGLPVICSPHAGAAPDLVVEGETGFIMDYADTIGVANRVSQLLDHPEQARQMGIRAADRIRQRFSLTDSARAYVETLLAEG